Proteins co-encoded in one Fusarium musae strain F31 chromosome 3, whole genome shotgun sequence genomic window:
- the DDI1 gene encoding DNA damage-inducible protein 1 (EggNog:ENOG41~MEROPS:MER0030081) — MTLATLRESIQAESTVPPTSQHIYHNGRLISDDTQTMEQLQIVDGEMLAVHVRDMRGSTGVPEQPRRPQPRRPAQNEQDPELIRLQILGQPALRQQLQSQHPELAAAVDNPARFAQIFRDSQNREQRERQERQREIERLNDDPFNVENQRKIEEMIRQERVMENLQNAMEHNPEVFGRVHMLYVDVEVNGHPVKAFVDSGAQATIMSPSCAEACGIMRLIDTRFAGVAHGVGTARIIGRVHSAQIKIGNLFLPCSFTVMEGRSVDLLLGLDMLKRHQATIDLARDKLIIQGEMIPFLGEAEIPKAEEEEAAQEPTLPGPDGTAIGQRTGAVVPPGQHQQQIPARPQAAPSPAAAAAPAPSAPQAPPAAQPAPTTANISPQAIESLISMGATREQAIQALQAAEGDPDVAAGLIFF, encoded by the exons ATGACACTCGCTACCCTTCGCGAGTCTATTCAGGCAGAATCGACTGTTCCTCCAACCTCGCAGCACATCTACCACAACGGCCGCCTAATTTCGGATGATACCCAGACCATGGAGCAGCTGCAGATTGTGGATGGAGAGATGCTGGCCGTGCACGTCAGGGATATGCGAGGAAGCACTGGTGTACCCGAACAACCTCGACGCCCTCAGCCTAGGAGACCGGCTCAGAACGAACAGGACCCTGAGCTCATCCGCCTTCAGATTCTTGGCCAGCCTGCCCTGAGACAACAGCTCCAGTCACAACACCCAGAACTGGCTGCTGCAGTTGACAACCCTGCTCGTTTTGCACAAATCTTCCGTGACAGCCAGAATCGAGAGCAACGCGAGCGTCAGGAACGACAGCGGGAGATCGAGAGACTGAACGATGACCCTTTCAACGTTGAGAACCAGCGAAAGATCGAGGAGATGATTCGACAGGAGCGAGTCATGGAGAACTTGCAAAACGCCATGGAACACAACCCCGAAG TTTTCGGAAGAGTTCACATGCTCTACGTTGATGTAGAAGTAAATGGTCACCCAGTCAAGGCGTTTGTTGACTCCGGTGCTCAAGCCACCATCATGTCGCCCTCTTGTGCTGAGGCCTGTGGCATAATGAGACTGATCGATACTCGATTTGCTGGTGTAGCTCACGGTGTCGGAACAGCAAGAATTATCGGCCGTGTTCATTCCGCCCAGATCAAAATTGGAAACCTGTTCCTCCCCTGCAGCTTTACTGTCATGGAGGGCCGATCAGTTGACCTTTTGCTCGGTCTCGACATGCTGAAACGACACCAAGCGACTATTGATCTGGCTAGAGACAAGCTCATTATCCAAGGTGAAATGATTCCTTTTTTGGGAGAGGCTGAGATCCCCAAggcggaagaggaggaggctgcaCAAGAGCCAACTTTGCCTGGTCCCGATGGCACAGCAATCGGACAACGTACCGGAGCCGTTGTGCCTCCTGgccagcaccaacagcagaTCCCTGCCAGACCGCAAGCCGCACCATCCcctgctgcagctgcagctcccGCCCCCTCCGCACCCCAAGCGCCTCCTGCTGCACAGCCTgctccaacaacagcaaacaTCTCGCCACAAGCAATCGAGAGCCTTATCTCGATGGGTGCCACTCGGGAGCAAGCCATCCAGGCCCTCCAGGCCGCAGAAGGCGACCCggatgttgctgctgggttGATTTTCTTCTAG
- a CDS encoding hypothetical protein (EggNog:ENOG41) has protein sequence MDQEAGSSSASANQKVPANSNQQDESREEADRKRNNIRKRTKTGCLTCRKRRIKCDEGRPICNNCIKSKRHCEGYNQRVVFKDPMGAIQGGPFGPAYYPPGSAHLVPHLQAKTSQGPLPMIAPKPPAFGYHGHQPAPYGHYAHAQGAMPSNPYDFNTPSMPHQYHQPNDMMPPDPPMGYPKPPPDARQHYEGPPFNGQDGQPYAGSNQLGPVAIKRERMEELNHRVPEPDFDYDDYEMPEDDASMGESDDEIQDPRQILGPVMKQFNGTWDTNGTRVRTFSTFAQCNILSDYTATARITELKDPAMLQIFMHFIQVTGPSMSLYERHPFDHTGENSFDPTPKGANNLWSYTFPVISLNHPALLHSMLALGALQIAKLQNIPATAAMKHYHLAIRRIARNVNTPLRRTQPATVAATLLLSYFEVWSSDHTKWCNHLLGARILFSEIPLRQMSRKYLPVKRYKQAEKDAQNQNQMDSFFPGLSIPSQSELNDLDYSLLQAISGQHITAEDYGLGEKQPIDLSQTVTDRDIEHYENIRDLFWWYCKMDVYQSMLAGTRLFMNYESWSQCPPRAPISKLEAIYGSYDHLMLLLGRLADFSSKDVSRKRKASLARGPPPGASGSSPPSFPGIVPTDGKFHVPRGFTPPRETSPQSDSTDDHDADASYQAALEEWESIKRGFEAYESSLGPEFQPLKPEFSDKRDSPFGMTMQYRTFSVAGIWMNFYMGMINLVRCHPSMPPAAMQAAGMSARQTGPYSNKLGRIAAGLSEDVSQATEITTLVSAAFIESCFCLFVAAIEYQDEKQRHWVIRHLRDITRLTGWQSAERIATGCESSWIKAAQLGRGPPYQRAPEAEPVPVARWQNPRQIDRFIHEVETGEVRRIQIPKAERASLAMGLLSVERDLEFLDLKDDN, from the exons ATGGATCAAGAAGCTGGATCGTCGTCTGCATCTGCGAACCAAAAGGTCCCTGCAAACTCCAACCAGCAGGATGAATCAAGAGAAGAGGCAGACCGCAAAAGGAATAATATTCGCAAAAGGACAAAGACCGGATGTTTAA cTTGTCGCAAGCGTCGAATAAAATGTGACGAAGGAAGGCCGATATGCAACAATTGTATCAAATCAAAGCGCCATTGCGAGGGCTACAACCAACGTGTTGTCTTCAAGGACCCTATGGGTGCCATACAAGGAGGCCCTTTTGGACCTGCTTACTATCCTCCTGGATCTGCGCATCTTGTCCCCCACTTACAAGCGAAGACGTCTCAGGGCCCATTACCCATGATTGCTCCTAAGCCACCTGCTTTTGGATATCATGGACACCAACCGGCACCCTACGGGCATTATGCTCATGCACAAGGAGCCATGCCTTCAAATCCCTACGATTTTAACACCCCATCAATGCCTCATCAATATCACCAACCGAATGATATGATGCCTCCCGACCCTCCGATGGGTTATCCAAAGCCGCCCCCTGACGCTCGACAACACTATGAGGGACCTCCTTTCAATGGACAAGATGGTCAGCCCTACGCCGGTAGCAACCAGCTGGGACCTGTTGCCATTAAGAGAGAAAGGATGGAGGAGCTGAACCACAGAGTACCTGAACCTGACTTCGACTATGACGACTATGAAATGCCGGAGGATGATGCTTCGATGGGTGAATCAGACGATGAGATTCAAGATCCTCGCCAAATTCTTGGACCTGTCATGAAGCAGTTCAATGGAACGTGGGACACAAACGGCACACGAGTCCGGACCTTTTCTACCTTTGCTCAATGCAATATTCTCTCTGATTATACAGCTACAGCTCGAATAACCGAACTCAAGGATCCTGCAATGCTGCAGATCTTTATGCACTTTATCCAAGTTACCGGTCCAAGCATGTCATTGTATGAAAGACATCCTTTTGATCATACTGGCGAGAACTCGTTCGACCCAACCCCGAAAGGGGCTAATAATCTTTGGAGTT ACACTTTCCCCGTCATATCTTTGAACCACCCCGCGCTGCTTCACTCTATGCTTGCCTTGGGTGCCTTGCAAATAGCCAAGCTGCAAAACATACCAGCCACAGCTGCAATGAAACACTATCACCTGGCAATCCGCCGAATAGCTCGAAACGTCAACACACCCCTCAGACGAACACAACCTGCAACGGTAGCCGCGACACTGCTGTTGTCGTATTTTGAGGTGTGGTCGTCGGATCATACTAAATGGTGTAATCACCTTCTTGGAGCCAGAATCTTGTTTAGCGAAATACCCCTAAGACAAATGTCACGGAAATATCTGCCAGTCAAGCGTTACAAGCAGGCAGAAAAAGACGCCCAGAATCAGAACCAAATGGACAGCTTCTTCCCGGGTCTGAGTATCCCCTCTCAGAGCGAACTCAATGACCTGGATTACAGCCTGTTGCAGGCAATTTCGGGCCAGCATATAACGGCAGAAGATTATGGACTGGGAGAAAAACAACCAATCGACCTATCTCAGACGGTGACCGATAGAGATATCGAGCACTATGAGAACATCCGAGATTTATTCTGGTGGTATTGCAAAATGGATGTGTATCAGAGCATGCTGGCAGGTACCAGACTCTT CATGAACTACGAATCTTGGTCTCAGTGTCCGCCCAGAGCACCAATTTCCAAACTTGAAGCTAT ATATGGATCGTATGATCATCTTATGCTTTTACTTGGCAGGCTTGCAGATTTCTCTTCAAAGGATGTTTCAAGAAAACGAAAAGCAAGTCTCGCCAGGGGACCTCCTCCTGGAGCTAGTGGCAGTTCACCACCATCATTTCCTGGTATTGTTCCTACGGATGGAAAGTTCCATGTCCCAAGAGGCTTTACACCACCTCGTGAGACATCACCGCAGAGTGACTCTACAGATGACCATGATGCAGACGCAAGCTACCAGGCTGCCCTCGAAGAGTGGGAGTCCATCAAGCGGGGCTTTGAAGCATATGAGAGCAGCCTAGGACCAGAGTTTCAACCGCTCAAGCCAGAGTTCTCAGACAAACGGGACTCGCCATTCGGAATGACGATGCAATATCGAACGTTTTCTGTTGCTGGAATCTGGATGAACTTTTATATGGGCATGATAAATCTTGTTCGATGCCACCCTTCGATGCCTCCTGCGGCGATGCAAGCAGCTGGCATGTCAGCACGACAGACAGGTCCATATTCGAACAAACTGGGCAGAATAGCGGCTGGCTTGTCGGAGGATGTCTCACAGGCCACGGAGATCACAACTCTTGTCAGTGCTGCGTTCATCGAGAGTTGCTTCTGCCTTTTTGTAGCAGCGATTGAG TACCAGGATGAGAAACAGCGGCATTGGGTGATACGTCACCTACGGGACATCACTCGATTGACGGGCTGGCAATCAGCAGAACGTATTGCCACTGGATGCGAATCCTCTTGGATCAAGGCGGCGCAGCTTGGTCGCGGTCCTCCGTACCAACGTGCCCCAGAGGCCGAGCCAGTGCCTGTCGCAAGGTGGCAGAACCCACGGCAGATCGATCGATTCATTCACGAAGTCGAGACAGGCGAAGTTCGTCGTATCCAAATACCCAAGGCAGAGCGGGCTTCGCTTGCAATGGGCCTGCTCAGTGTTGAGCGAGATCTCGAATTTCTCGATCTTAAGGATGACAATTAA
- the GDI1 gene encoding Rab GDP dissociation inhibitor alpha (BUSCO:EOG09262739) — protein MDEIAPEYDVIVLGTGLTECILSGVLSVKGKKVLHIDRNDHYGGEAASVNLETLFKKYGNFREGEEPWKQYGRLNDWNIDLVPKFLMSSGELTNILVSTDVTRYLEFKQVAGSYVQQGASNKATVAKVPSDAAEALRSPLMGIFEKRRMKSFIEWVGTFDPKDPATHKGLDINKCTMKDVYDKFGLETTTKDFIGHAMALYLTDDYITTPGQAPEAIQRIRLYGNSVARYGKSPYIYPLYGLGELPQGFARLSAIYGGTYMLNTNIDEIQYDGDKAVGIEATMTGVEEMKFKTKAKMILGDPSYFPNKAKVIGHVLRAICILKHPLAGTNDADSAQLIIPQSQVGRKNDIYIACVSSAHNVCPKGYWIAIVSTIAETSANHHVELQAGLDRLGKIEEQFMGPPIPIYEPLEDGTKDNIFISKSYDATSHFETTTDDVKDIYRRATGEELKVEGLREGIQVAEEQ, from the exons GACGTCATCGTGCTGGGCACTG GATTGACCGAGTGTATTCTTTCTGG TGTTCTGAgtgtcaagggcaagaaggtccTCCACATCGACCGCAATGATCACTATGGCGG TGAGGCAGCTTCCGTGAACCTCGAGACT CTCTTCAAGAAGTACGGAAACTTCCGCGAAGGCGAGGAGCCCTGGAAGCAATATGGCCGCCTCAACGACTGGAACATCGACCTTGTCCCCAAGTTCCTCATGTCCTCCGGCGAGTTGACCAACATTCTCGTTTCTACGGATGTCACACGGTACCTCGAGTTCAAGCAAGTCGCTGGCAGCTACGTCCAGCAGGGTGCCTCCAACAAGGCTACCGTCGCCAAGGTGCCCTCTGATGCCGCCGAGGCTCTGCGATCTCCTCTCATGGGTATCTTCGAGAAGCGACGCATGAAGTCCTTCATTGAGTGGGTTGGCACTTTCGACCCCAAGGACCCCGCGACACACAAGG GCCTGGATATCAACAAGTGCACCATGAAGGACGTCTATGACAAGTTCGGCCTCGAGACCACCACAAAGGACTTCATTGGCCACGCCATGGCTCTCTACCTCACCGACGACTACATTACCACCCCTGGCCAGGCTCCCGAGGCCATCCAGCGAATCCGCCTTTATGGTAACTCTGTTGCCCGATACGGAAAGTCTCCTTACATCTACCCTCTCTACGGTCTTGGCGAGCTTCCTCAGGGTTTCGCCCGCCTGTCTGCCATCTACGGTGGTACTTATatgctcaacaccaacatcgacgAGATCCAGTACGATGGTGACAAGGCTGTTGGCATCGAGGCGACCATGACTGGtgttgaggagatgaagttcaagaccaaggccaagatgatcCTCGGTGACCCCTCCTACTTCcccaacaaggccaaggttaTCGGCCACGTCCTCCGAGCTATTTGCATTCTGAAGCACCCTCTTGCTGGTACCAACGATGCCGACTCTGCCCAGCTCATCATTCCCCAGTCTCAAGTTGGCCGGAAGAACG ACATCTACATTGCTTGCGTTTCTTCCGCTCACAACGTCTGCCCCAAGGGCTACTGGATTGCCATTGTCTCGACTATTGCCGAGACATCAGCTAACCACCACGTCGAGCTCCAGGCTGGTCTTGACCGCCTTGGCAAGATTGAGGAGCAGTTCATG GGTCCCCCTATTCCCATCTACGAGCCTCTCGAGGATGGTACCAAGgacaacatcttcatctccaagagCTACGATGCCACCAGCCACTTCGAGACTACCACCGACGACGTCAAGGACATCTACCGCCGCGCCACCGgggaggagctcaaggttgAGGGATTGAGGGAAGGTATCCAGGTTGCCGAGGAGCAGTAA
- the URA5 gene encoding orotate phosphoribosyltransferase (BUSCO:EOG09264O9F) has product MSSQLAPYKQEFLQAAIAGEILKFGSFELKSKRISPYFFNAGLFHTARLAGAIATAFAKSISEAQQETGLDFDIIFGPAYKGIPLASSIAVKLGEIAPENLDRVSYSFDRKEAKDHGEGGNIVGAPLKGKKILIVDDVITAGTAKREAIDKIRKEGGIVVGIVVALDRMEKLPATDGDESKPGPSAIGELRKEYGIPIFAILTLDDIIAGMKSFASEDDIKRTEEYRLKYKASD; this is encoded by the coding sequence ATGTCTTCTCAACTCGCCCCCTACAAGCAAGAATTCTTGCAGGCTGCCATCGCTGGCGAGATCCTCAAGTTTGGCAGCTTCGAGCTCAAGTCAAAGCGCATCTCACCCTACTTCTTCAACGCCGGCCTCTTCCACACTGCCCGTCTCGCCGGTGCCATTGCTACTGCTTTCGCCAAGTCCATCTCTGAGGCTCAGCAAGAGACCGGCCTTGACTTCGACATCATCTTTGGTCCCGCTTACAAGGGCATTCCTCTTGCTTCCTCCATCGCTGTCAAGCTCGGCGAGATCGCCCCTGAGAACCTCGACCGTGTTTCTTACTCTTTCGATcgcaaggaagccaaggatcACGGTGAGGGTGGCAACATTGTCGGTGCGCCTCtgaagggaaagaagatcCTCATTGTTGACGATGTCATCACTGCTGGAACTGCCAAGCGTGAGGCCATCGACAAGATCCGAAAGGAGGGCGGTATCGTTGTCGGTATTGTCGTTGCCCTCGACCGCATGGAGAAGCTCCCTGCTACCGATGGCGATGAGTCCAAGCCTGGTCCCAGTGCCATTGGCGAGTTGCGAAAGGAGTATGGCATTCCAATCTTCGCTATCCTGACCCTCGATGATATCATTGCTGGTATGAAGAGCTTTGCTTCAGAGGATGACATCAAGCGAACTGAGGAGTACCGTCTCAAGTACAAGGCCAGTGACTGA
- a CDS encoding hypothetical protein (EggNog:ENOG41), producing the protein MEKKKNNEFASAARDMIFSGGVFENLENDDSDGAIDDGDADEDMVNSKRNFCQMRIQKRNSEAGLLKKVIPFHWAPMLSPLTENDIDTCIEYRIRKSGVCYGLFNTVRPSDVKKISLTTMQHSRPVESGRCDGAKHVMFAHVLATLGTHPVVTDADMAMPENWRDSKASKGSPLGHQSSGRTICLHSFIVCPEVQGVGIGKTVMKSYLELMNASGMADRVAIICQPYAIQFYKCFGFKDLGPSTEALADQGWHAMVLELRGPKRKTKEEPTRRNKEVDSPTSKAKKSPS; encoded by the exons atggaaaagaagaaaaacaatGAATTCGCTTCTGCCGCCAGAGACATGATCTTCTCTGGCGGCGTCTTCGAAAACCTGGAGAACGACGATTCTGACGGCGCCATCGACGACGGAGACGCAGATGAGGACATGGTCAATTCGAAAAGGAACTTCTGTCAAATGAGAATCCAGAAGAGAAACTCAGAAGCTGGCCTTCTGAAGAAGGTCATTCCTTTTCATTGGGCTCCTATGCTCTCGCCCCTGACCGAGAATGATATCGACACATGC ATCGAATATCGTATTCGGAAATCTGGAGTTTGCTACGGTCTGTTCAATACCGTGAGGCCAAGCGATGTTAAGAAGATCTCGCTCACAACCATGCAACACAGTCGGCCTGTCGAGTCAGGACGATGTGATGGAGCCAAACATGTCATGTTTGCGCACGTCCTTGCTACACTTGGAACCCACCCAGTCGTAACTGATGCCGATATGGCCATGCCCGAGAACTGGAGGGACTCGAAAGCAAGCAAAGGCTCACCTCTAGGCCATCAATCGTCGGGAAGGACAATCTGTCTCCATTCCTTCATCGTGTGCCCAGAGGTCCAGGGAGTTGGCATTGGGAAAACAGTGATGAAGTCATATCTCGAGCTTATGAATGCATCCGGAATGGCTGATCGAGTTGCCATAATTTGCCAACCG TACGCAATTCAGTTCTACAAGTGCTTCGGTTTCAAAGACCTTGGCCCAAGCACAGAAGCCCTTGCTGATCAAGGCTGGCATGCTATG GTGCTTGAACTTCGTGGTCCTAAGAGAAAGACCAAGGAGGAACCTACACGGAGGAATAAGGAAGTGGATTCTCCAACCTCCAAGGCGAAGAAATCACCGTCATAG
- the NOG1 gene encoding Nucleolar GTP-binding protein 1 (EggNog:ENOG41~BUSCO:EOG092619NK): MKTTWKDIPPVPTQQEFLDIVLSRTQRKLPTQIRAGFKISRIRAFYTRKVKFTQETFSEKFGAILESFPRLQDIHPFHKDLLNTLYDADHFRIALGQMSTAKHLIETISRDYVRLLKYGQSLFQCKQLKRAALGRMATLIKRLKDPLMYLDQVRQHLGRLPSIDPNTRTLLICGYPNVGKSSFLKSVTRADVDVQPYAFTTKSLFVGHFDYKYLRFQAIDTPGILDHPLEEMNTIEMQSITAIAHLRSAIMYFMDLSEQCGYTVSAQIALFKSIKPLFSNKLVFVVVNKIDVTRPEDLEPELQAELQSILKSGEVEMLQLSCNTQEGVQEVKNAACERLIAERVNQKLKAGTNNSGNIGGRLADVMSRIHVAQPMGGQTLETFIPEGVKDRKKYDKADPERRRLARDEEEENGGAGVFNVDMKADYMLANPEWKYDKIPEIYDGKNVYDFIDPDIEAKLQALEEEEEKLEAEGFYESDEDIEDDEEAEVMRKAELIREKQQLIRNEARMKKRLKNQAIIPRKQMKKPLSEFEDALDQLGVDTTDIAERARSRSRPRGRSTSRMGTEDPDAMDVDGGRSSTPRERMRSMSRPRSRAPTVSRRDDGVTDEATRSKADRIARLNQKRMNRMARQGEGDRHTTASITKHLVVGKRGMGKTNRR; encoded by the exons atgaagacgacctGGAAGGACATCCCCCCGGTGCCTACTCAGCAGGAGTTTCTGGATATTGTTCTGAGCCGGACCCAGCGCAAGCTGCCAACGCAGATTCGCGCTGGTTTCAAGATCAGCCGTATTCGAG ccttctACACTCGAAAGGTCAAGTTCACACAAGAGACCTTCTCAGAGAAGTTCGGCGCCATCCTCGAGAGTTTCCCTCGTCTGCAGGACATCCACCCTTTCCACAAGGATCTCCTCAACACCCTCTACGATGCCGACCATTTCAGGATCGCCCTCGGTCAGATGTCCACCGCCAAGCATCTGATTGAGACCATCTCCCGCGATTATGTCCGTCTCCTCAAGTACGGCCAGTCTCTGTTCCAGTgcaagcagctcaagaggGCCGCTCTCGGTCGCATGGCCACCCTCATTAAGCGACTTAAGGACCCTCTTATGTACCTCGATCAGGTCCGCCAGCATCTCGGACGTCTGCCCTCGATCGACCCCAACACTCGAACACTGCTTATCTGCGGTTACCCCAATGTTGGAAAGTCTAGTTTCCTCAAGAGCGTTACTCGCGCCGATGTCGACGTTCAGCCCTATGCTTTCACCACAAAGAGTCTGTTTGTCGGTCACTTCGACTACAAGTATCTCCGCTTCCAGGCCATCGATACACCCGGTATTTTAGATCACCCTCTAGAGGAGATGAACACCATTGAGATGCAAAGTATCACCGCCATTGCCCATTTGAGATCCGCCATTATGTACTTTATGGATCTTTCAGAGCAGTGTGGATACACAGTTAGCGCCCAGATTGCTctcttcaagagcatcaagccTCTGTTCTCCAACAAGCTTGTCTTCGTTGTTGTCAACAAGATTGATGTCACCCGACCCGAGGACCTCGAGCCCGAGCTTCAGGCTGAGCTCCAAAGCATCCTCAAGTCTGGTGAGGTCGAGATGCTCCAATTGTCCTGCAACACTCAGGAGGGTGTTCAGGAGGTCAAGAACGCTGCTTGCGAGCGCTTGATCGCTGAGCGTGTTaaccagaagctcaaggctggtACCAACAACAGCGGGAACATTGGTGGCCGTCTGGCTGATGTTATGTCCCGTATCCACGTTGCTCAGCCCATGGGTGGTCAGACTCTTGAGACTTTCATCCCCGAGGGTGTCAAGGACCGCAAGAAGTACGACAAGGCCGACCCCGAACGCCGAAGACTCGCtcgtgatgaagaggaggagaatggtggtgctggtgtctTCAACGTCGACATGAAGGCTGACTACATGCTCGCCAACCCCGAGTGGAAGTACGACAAGATTCCCGAGATCTACGATGGCAAGAACGTCTACGACTTTATCGATCCTGATATTGAGGCTAAGCTCCAGGCtctcgaagaagaggaggagaagctcgaggctgaggGCTTCTATGAGTCTGATGAGGAcattgaggatgatgaggaggccgAGGTCATGCGCAAGGCCGAGCTGATCCGCGAGAAGCAGCAGCTCATCCGCAACGAGGCCCGCATGAAGAAGCGTCTCAAGAACCAGGCCATCATCCCCCGCaagcagatgaagaagccccTCTCCGAGTTCGAGGATGCCCTCGACCAGCTCGGTGTCGACACCACCGATATTGCGGAGCGTGCTCGCTCAAGGTCTCGGCCTCGTGGCCGTTCCACATCTCGCATGGGTACCGAGGATCCCGATGCCATGGATGTCGACGGTGGTCGCAGCAGCACCCCCCGCGAGCGTATGCGCTCTATGAGCCGACCTCGAAGCCGTGCTCCTACTGTCAGCCGCCGCGACGATGGTGTCACAGACGAGGCTACTCGATCCAAGGCCGATCGTATCGCCAGGCTCAACCAGAAGCGCATGAACCGCATGGCTCGACAGGGAGAGGGCGATCGACACACGACCGCTTCCATCACCAAGCACTTG GTCGTCGGAAAGCGTGGCATGGGCAAGACAAACCGCAGATAG
- a CDS encoding hypothetical protein (EggNog:ENOG41~BUSCO:EOG09263YBT), whose amino-acid sequence MFAVPGWSVSAEGLKSEAPGQNNNNSAPGKKSNKRKRNNNATENVTASTVADLWESVIEGKKTEQLKSEKAAKRQKKQKKAKDGEDEKLKEGDETKEVKEVEEAKEGGDDEKPKPKKEKKDKKQKQKQKSTEGSTETTTSPAKAVVAKAASLPPAPPKLTPLQASMREKLISARFRHLNETLYTRPSEEAFSLFDESPEMFDEYHEGFRRQVKVWPENPVDSFLKDIRTRGKVRQQGKGKPGAPPAPLSKTPLPRTQQECTIADLGCGDARLAEALQSDGKKLKVNVKSYDLQSPSPLVTKADIANLPLADGSVNVAVFCLALMGTNWVDFIEEAYRILHWKGELWVAEIKSRFGPIRNKNAPVTHSVGNRKKNATAGKKGKKGADNDAEHDEDLAVEVDGMDDRRRETDVSAFVEVLRSRGFVLQGDREAIDLSNKMFVKMHFIKGASPTKGKHVKEQEAPKGKRGIIRRIDPIDEQPEVNEASVLKPCVYKIR is encoded by the coding sequence ATGTTTGCTGTTCCAGGATGGTCCGTCTCAGCGGAGGGCCTAAAGTCTGAGGCCCCCGGCCAGAACAATAATAACAGCGCGCCCGGCAAAAAGTCCAATAAGCGCAAGCGCAACAACAACGCTACTGAGAATGTCACAGCTTCAACTGTCGCTGATCTATGGGAGTCTGTGATTGAGGGAAAGAAGACTGAGCAGCTCAAGTCTGAAAAGGCTGccaagaggcagaagaagcagaagaaggccaaggatggtgaggatgagaagctgaaggaggGCGATGAGACGAAGGAGGTtaaggaggttgaggaggctaAGGAgggcggtgatgatgagaagcccaagcctaagaaggagaagaaggataaaaAGCAGAAGCAAAAACAAAAGTCTACCGAGGGCTCAACAGAAACCACCACTTCACCAGCAAAGGCTGTCGTTGCAAAGGCAGCATCTCtacctcctgctcctcccaAGCTCACTCCCCTACAAGCTTCTATGAGAGAGAAGCTCATCTCAGCACGATTCCGCCACCTCAATGAGACACTCTACACCCGCCCCTCCGAGGAGGCTTTCAGTCTCTTCGATGAGTCCCCCGAGATGTTCGACGAGTACCATGAAGGTTTCCGTCGCCAGGTCAAGGTCTGGCCTGAGAACCCCGTCGACAGCTTCCTCAAGGATATCCGCACACGCGGCAAGGTCCGCCAacaaggcaaaggcaaacCTGGAGCTCCTCCTGCGCCATTGTCCAAGACACCGCTACCTCGTACACAACAAGAGTGTACTATCGCTGATCTTGGCTGTGGTGATGCTCGTCTTGCAGAGGCTCTCCAGTCGGATGGCAAGAAACTCAAGGTCAATGTCAAAAGCTACGATCTCCAGAGCCCAAGTCCTCTAGTCACTAAGGCTGATATCGCCAACCTGCCTCTTGCTGATGGCTCCGTCAACGTCGCTGTCTTTTGTCTTGCTCTGATGGGCACCAATTGGGTTGATTTCATCGAGGAGGCCTACCGTATTCTCCACTGGAAGGGTGAGCTCTGGGTTGCTGAGATCAAGAGCCGCTTTGGTCCCATTCGAAATAAGAACGCCCCTGTAACCCACAGTGTTGGCAACCGCAAGAAGAACGCAACGGCTGGCAAGAAAGGCAAGAAGGGTGCTGATAACGATGCTGAGCATGATGAGGATCTGGCCGTAGAGGTTGACGGTATGGATGATCGTCGCCGTGAGACAGACGTTTCAGCGTTCGTCGAGGTGCTCAGGTCACGCGGTTTTGTTCTTCAGGGCGATCGAGAGGCCATCGATCTGTCCAACAAGATGTTTGTCAAGATGCACTTTATTAAAGGAGCATCGCCCACAAAGGGAAAGCATGTCAAGGAGCAGGAGGCCCCCAAGGGTAAGAGGGGCATTATTCGCAGGATAGATCCCATCGATGAGCAGCCTGAAGTTAACGAGGCTTCTGTCCTGAAGCCTTGCGTCTACAAGATCCGGTAA